A part of Kitasatospora acidiphila genomic DNA contains:
- a CDS encoding lysophospholipid acyltransferase family protein, with protein sequence MKMIVAPMLRIFFRPWTEGMENIPDEGPAIIASNHLSFSDSFFLPALMKRRVTFIAKAEYFNTPGLKGRLTAAFFKGVGQLPVDRSGVRGAGEAAIRSAIAVIDSGELFGVYPEGTRSPDGKLYRGKVGGLARVALQTGAPVIPVAMIGTEKVQPPGQVIPNFGIRPGIRIGRPMDFSRYQGMENDRFILRSVTDEVMYEIMRLSGQEYVDIYATAAKRQIADEKKRAEAERRAEQRAERAAEKERQAAEKAAQAEAEKAEKAEGSEQDGRS encoded by the coding sequence ATGAAGATGATCGTCGCGCCGATGCTGCGGATCTTCTTCCGGCCGTGGACGGAAGGAATGGAGAACATCCCGGACGAGGGGCCGGCGATCATCGCGAGCAACCACCTGTCGTTCTCGGACTCCTTCTTCCTGCCTGCACTGATGAAGCGTCGAGTCACCTTCATCGCCAAGGCCGAGTACTTCAACACGCCGGGCCTCAAGGGCCGGCTGACCGCGGCGTTCTTCAAGGGCGTCGGCCAGCTGCCGGTGGACCGCTCCGGGGTGCGCGGTGCCGGCGAGGCCGCGATCCGCAGCGCCATCGCGGTGATCGACAGCGGCGAGCTGTTCGGGGTGTACCCCGAGGGCACCCGGTCGCCCGACGGCAAGCTCTACCGGGGCAAGGTCGGCGGACTGGCCCGGGTCGCGCTGCAGACCGGCGCGCCGGTGATCCCGGTCGCGATGATCGGCACCGAGAAGGTGCAGCCGCCCGGCCAGGTGATCCCCAACTTCGGGATCCGCCCGGGCATCCGGATCGGCCGCCCGATGGACTTCTCCCGCTACCAGGGCATGGAGAACGACCGGTTCATCCTGCGCTCGGTCACCGACGAGGTGATGTACGAGATCATGCGGCTGTCCGGCCAGGAGTACGTGGACATCTACGCGACCGCCGCCAAGCGGCAGATCGCGGACGAGAAGAAGCGCGCCGAGGCCGAGCGCCGGGCCGAGCAGCGGGCCGAGCGGGCCGCCGAGAAGGAGCGCCAGGCGGCCGAGAAGGCGGCCCAGGCCGAGGCCGAGAAGGCCGAGAAGGCCGAGGGTTCGGAGCAGGACGGCAGGAGCTAG
- a CDS encoding ROK family glucokinase yields the protein MALTIGVDVGGTKIAAGVVDESGEILARTRVPTPADPQWAVDAIAQAVRELKEEFPEVVAVGVGAPGFVDRDRSTVIFAPNIAWENEPLRGRIEELTGLAAVVENDANSAAWAEFKFGAAADHSDMVLITVGTGIGGGIVLDGRLHRGRFGVAGEIGHLNMVPDGLPCGCGGKGCWEQYASGRALRRYGREKAAADPVAGKKMLELNEGVAETLRGIHITEAAEGGDPLALEVYEEVADWLGRGMADLAALFDPGVFVLGGGVSDSGRLLLDPVAKAFERYLTGGALRPRAEVVLASMGSAAGIVGAADLARTR from the coding sequence ATGGCTCTGACCATCGGCGTCGACGTCGGCGGGACCAAGATCGCGGCCGGTGTGGTCGACGAGAGCGGCGAGATCCTGGCGCGCACCCGGGTGCCCACTCCGGCCGACCCGCAGTGGGCGGTCGACGCCATCGCCCAGGCGGTCCGCGAGCTCAAGGAGGAGTTCCCCGAGGTCGTCGCGGTGGGCGTGGGCGCCCCCGGCTTCGTCGACCGGGACCGTTCCACGGTGATCTTCGCGCCCAACATCGCCTGGGAGAACGAGCCGCTGCGCGGCCGGATCGAGGAGCTCACCGGTCTCGCCGCGGTGGTGGAGAACGACGCCAACAGCGCGGCCTGGGCCGAGTTCAAGTTCGGCGCGGCCGCTGACCACTCCGACATGGTGCTGATCACCGTCGGCACCGGCATCGGCGGCGGCATCGTGCTCGACGGCCGCCTGCACCGCGGCCGGTTCGGCGTGGCCGGCGAGATCGGCCACCTCAACATGGTCCCGGACGGCCTGCCCTGCGGCTGCGGCGGCAAGGGCTGCTGGGAGCAGTACGCCTCCGGCCGGGCGCTGCGCCGCTACGGCCGGGAGAAGGCCGCCGCCGACCCGGTGGCCGGCAAGAAGATGCTGGAGCTCAACGAGGGCGTCGCCGAGACCCTGCGCGGCATCCACATCACCGAGGCGGCCGAGGGCGGCGACCCGCTCGCCCTGGAGGTTTACGAGGAGGTCGCCGACTGGCTCGGCCGCGGCATGGCCGACCTGGCCGCCCTCTTCGACCCGGGCGTCTTCGTGCTCGGCGGCGGGGTCTCGGACTCCGGCCGGCTGCTGCTCGACCCGGTCGCCAAGGCCTTCGAGCGCTATCTGACGGGCGGCGCGCTGCGCCCGCGCGCCGAGGTGGTGCTGGCCTCGATGGGCTCCGCCGCCGGCATCGTGGGCGCCGCCGACCTGGCCCGCACGCGCTGA
- the macS gene encoding MacS family sensor histidine kinase — translation MAELRSGASGAVAAGGMSVELPLWRAISVFRVLALGYALARYGASYRHFAHPVPGWIYLGGLVVWTLATLRAFGSPTRLFWPVLAVDLGIAVYGVVLSGQIDTPQRIAAGSLTLPTIWAAGTVLGCAAKGGWRPAVTAGLVIGAANLLGHGGITGDNVHNCVLLLVAGCAIGYVIELARASEATLTKALKLEAATRERERFSRDIHDGVLQVLALTQRQVRGELGRLAGEQERALRALMTGGPLPGQRDGEPADGPRDLRELLTPFGDERITVAAPATEVLLPAQAAAELAAAVGAAVDNVRRHAGDAARAWILLEDEPEAVTVSIRDDGPGFAPGRLAEARAAGRLGVVQSIEGRLRDLGGTASFHSAPGEGVEVELTVPREG, via the coding sequence ATGGCCGAGCTGCGCAGTGGCGCGAGCGGGGCGGTGGCGGCCGGCGGGATGTCGGTGGAGCTGCCGCTGTGGCGGGCGATCAGCGTCTTCCGGGTGCTCGCGCTCGGCTATGCGCTGGCCCGGTACGGCGCCTCCTACCGCCACTTCGCCCACCCGGTCCCCGGCTGGATCTACCTGGGCGGCCTGGTGGTCTGGACGCTGGCCACGCTGCGCGCGTTCGGCAGCCCGACCCGGCTGTTCTGGCCGGTGCTCGCCGTCGACCTGGGGATCGCGGTCTACGGCGTGGTGCTGAGCGGGCAGATCGACACCCCGCAGCGGATCGCGGCCGGCTCCCTCACCCTGCCCACCATCTGGGCGGCCGGCACCGTGCTCGGCTGCGCGGCCAAGGGCGGCTGGCGCCCGGCCGTGACCGCCGGCCTGGTGATCGGCGCCGCCAACCTGCTCGGCCACGGCGGGATCACCGGCGACAACGTGCACAACTGCGTGCTGCTGCTGGTGGCCGGCTGCGCGATCGGCTACGTCATCGAGCTGGCCCGGGCCAGCGAGGCCACCCTCACCAAGGCGCTCAAGCTGGAAGCCGCGACCAGGGAACGGGAGCGGTTCTCCCGGGACATCCACGACGGCGTGCTCCAGGTGCTGGCCCTGACCCAGCGCCAAGTGCGCGGCGAGCTGGGCCGGCTGGCGGGCGAGCAGGAGCGGGCGCTGCGCGCGCTGATGACGGGCGGGCCGCTGCCCGGGCAGCGCGACGGCGAGCCGGCGGACGGGCCGCGTGATCTGCGGGAGCTGCTGACGCCGTTCGGCGACGAGCGGATCACCGTCGCAGCGCCGGCCACCGAGGTGCTGCTGCCCGCCCAGGCGGCCGCGGAGCTGGCCGCTGCGGTCGGTGCGGCCGTCGACAACGTGCGGCGGCACGCGGGTGACGCGGCCCGGGCCTGGATCCTGCTGGAGGACGAGCCCGAGGCGGTGACCGTCTCGATCCGCGACGACGGCCCGGGGTTCGCGCCGGGCCGCCTCGCCGAGGCGCGCGCGGCCGGGCGGCTCGGGGTGGTCCAGTCGATCGAGGGCCGGCTGCGCGATCTGGGCGGCACGGCGAGCTTCCACTCGGCGCCCGGCGAGGGCGTGGAGGTCGAGTTGACGGTGCCCAGGGAGGGCTGA
- a CDS encoding alpha/beta hydrolase, whose amino-acid sequence MPLLPGAEPFHHRAGPVGVLLCHGFTGSPQSLRPWAERLAAAGLTVSLPLLPGHGTRWQDLQVTRWQDWYAEAARELLLLTEECEQVFVFGLSMGGGLALKLAADHGDRVSGVVVVNPSVRSDNPATALLPVLRHLVPSRPGIASDIARPGTVELGYDRVPLHAAWSLSRFWREVQQALPAVGQPVLLLRSPQDHVVSPANSALVLARISSVDVTERLCEQSFHVATLDHDAELIFGESLGFVRRLSRATKPTEATDQRG is encoded by the coding sequence ATGCCCCTGCTGCCCGGTGCCGAGCCCTTCCACCACCGCGCCGGTCCGGTCGGCGTGCTCCTCTGCCACGGCTTCACCGGCAGCCCGCAGTCGCTGCGGCCGTGGGCCGAGCGGCTGGCCGCGGCCGGTCTGACCGTCTCGCTGCCGCTGCTGCCCGGTCACGGCACCCGCTGGCAGGATCTGCAGGTCACCCGCTGGCAGGACTGGTACGCCGAGGCCGCGCGGGAGCTGCTGCTCCTCACCGAGGAGTGCGAGCAGGTCTTCGTCTTCGGGCTGTCGATGGGCGGCGGCCTGGCGCTGAAGCTGGCCGCCGACCACGGCGACCGGGTCAGCGGCGTGGTGGTGGTCAACCCCTCGGTGCGGTCCGACAACCCGGCGACGGCGCTGCTGCCGGTGCTGCGCCATCTGGTCCCGAGCCGGCCGGGGATCGCCAGTGACATCGCCCGCCCGGGCACCGTGGAGCTCGGCTACGACCGGGTCCCGCTGCACGCGGCCTGGTCGCTGAGCCGGTTCTGGCGCGAGGTCCAGCAGGCGCTGCCGGCGGTGGGCCAACCGGTGCTGCTGCTGCGCAGCCCGCAGGACCACGTGGTCTCGCCGGCCAACTCCGCTCTGGTCCTCGCCCGGATATCCTCGGTCGATGTGACGGAGCGGCTCTGCGAGCAGAGCTTCCACGTGGCGACCCTGGACCACGACGCCGAACTGATCTTCGGGGAATCCCTCGGGTTCGTCCGGCGGTTGTCCAGGGCGACGAAGCCCACCGAGGCCACCGACCAGCGGGGCTGA